One genomic segment of Natrialbaceae archaeon AArc-T1-2 includes these proteins:
- a CDS encoding RPA12/RPB9/RPC11 RNA polymerase family protein: protein MQFCDDCGSMMKAQGDCMVCTNEDCAASSERDPDAEAAFVTTESQTDDDVIESDENANFEGKPKATDVRCEACGNEEAWYTLKQTASADEPPTRFFKCTECGKRWRGYN, encoded by the coding sequence ATGCAGTTCTGTGACGACTGTGGCTCGATGATGAAAGCCCAGGGCGACTGCATGGTCTGTACGAACGAAGACTGTGCCGCCTCGAGCGAGCGCGACCCCGACGCGGAAGCCGCGTTCGTCACCACCGAATCCCAGACGGACGACGACGTGATCGAATCCGACGAGAACGCCAACTTCGAGGGCAAACCGAAGGCGACGGACGTCCGCTGTGAGGCGTGTGGCAACGAGGAAGCGTGGTACACGCTCAAGCAGACGGCCTCGGCCGACGAGCCGCCGACGCGGTTTTTCAAGTGCACCGAGTGTGGAAAGCGCTGGCGCGGATACAACTGA